The following coding sequences are from one Natrarchaeobaculum sulfurireducens window:
- a CDS encoding electron transfer flavoprotein subunit alpha/FixB family protein has translation MSDDNGSGIDVDEYDDVWVFIEEHAGEVMPVSWELLEEGRTLAEKLGDELVALVIGEDVDEIAEEALARGADRVLVADDPVFEPYRADPYGEQFRAMVEAYKPSIALIGGTHTGRDFAGRVAVPAHAGLTADVTEIDVDDDGLLQARRPAFGGDVLATILCEEHRPQMATIRPGVFEAAEPTDEADGEIVEADVVVEEADCISEVLEREVGDTADITEAERIVAVGHGVEGDLEPARELAEALDAELAASRAAVDEGWIDGARQVGQTGKTVRPDLYVAVGISGAIQHLEGMNKSGTVIAINNDPNAPIFEHADYGIVGDLFEVCPDLADRLEGDLQEVVQ, from the coding sequence ATGAGCGACGATAACGGGTCCGGGATCGACGTCGACGAGTACGACGACGTCTGGGTATTCATCGAAGAACACGCAGGCGAGGTGATGCCCGTCTCCTGGGAACTGCTAGAGGAGGGTCGAACACTTGCCGAGAAGCTTGGCGACGAGCTGGTCGCGCTGGTGATCGGCGAGGACGTCGACGAGATCGCCGAGGAGGCGCTGGCTCGCGGGGCAGACCGCGTGCTGGTCGCCGACGATCCGGTCTTCGAACCCTACCGGGCCGACCCGTACGGCGAACAGTTCCGGGCGATGGTCGAAGCGTACAAACCCTCGATCGCCCTGATCGGCGGCACCCACACCGGCCGCGACTTCGCCGGTCGCGTTGCGGTGCCGGCCCACGCCGGACTGACCGCCGACGTAACCGAGATCGACGTCGACGACGACGGCCTCTTGCAGGCCCGTCGTCCGGCGTTCGGCGGCGACGTCCTCGCGACGATCCTCTGTGAGGAACACCGGCCGCAGATGGCGACGATCAGGCCCGGCGTCTTCGAGGCGGCCGAGCCGACCGACGAGGCCGACGGCGAGATCGTCGAGGCCGACGTCGTCGTCGAGGAAGCCGACTGTATCAGCGAGGTACTCGAGCGCGAGGTCGGTGACACTGCAGACATCACCGAGGCCGAGCGAATCGTCGCCGTCGGTCACGGGGTCGAAGGCGACCTCGAGCCGGCCCGCGAACTCGCCGAGGCGCTCGACGCCGAACTCGCAGCGAGCCGTGCAGCGGTCGACGAGGGCTGGATCGATGGCGCACGACAGGTCGGCCAGACGGGCAAGACCGTCCGGCCGGACCTTTACGTCGCCGTCGGGATCAGCGGCGCGATCCAGCACCTCGAGGGGATGAACAAGAGTGGCACTGTCATCGCGATCAACAACGATCCGAACGCACCGATCTTCGAGCACGCCGACTACGGCATCGTGGGCGACCTCTTCGAGGTCTGTCCCGACCTCGCCGACCGGCTCGAGGGCGACCTTCAGGAGGTGGTACAATGA
- a CDS encoding electron transfer flavoprotein subunit beta/FixA family protein: protein MSWTIAVGVKQVPDDDEVGIDPDTGRLDRASAPAVMNPPDRDALEAALTIRDQVGGEVIAVTMGPPNAKTVLEQAVAMGCDDAVLVTDRAFAGSDTWPTSLTLARTAEALEADVVVCGEETTDSSTGQVPPGIAAHNGWAQLTYVEGVDARPEEDRLAARRDVEGGHELVAADLPVVVAVAYGEFDTRPAGLHRKIYAENDFEPTQWTAEDLEIKEEVGLDVSPTSVGGMETVDPVDRRGEVVDDIDDLAEVLTEVNA, encoded by the coding sequence ATGTCATGGACGATTGCCGTCGGGGTCAAACAGGTACCCGACGACGACGAAGTCGGCATCGACCCCGACACCGGTCGGCTCGACCGTGCGAGCGCGCCGGCGGTGATGAACCCGCCCGACCGGGACGCCCTGGAGGCCGCGTTGACCATCCGGGACCAGGTCGGTGGCGAGGTGATCGCGGTCACGATGGGGCCGCCGAACGCCAAAACCGTGCTCGAGCAAGCGGTCGCGATGGGCTGTGACGACGCCGTCTTGGTCACCGACCGCGCGTTCGCCGGCAGCGACACCTGGCCGACGAGTCTGACGCTCGCGCGGACGGCCGAGGCGCTCGAGGCTGACGTGGTTGTCTGTGGCGAAGAGACGACCGACTCCTCGACGGGGCAGGTTCCGCCGGGGATCGCAGCCCACAACGGCTGGGCGCAACTCACCTACGTCGAAGGCGTCGACGCTCGGCCCGAGGAGGACAGACTCGCCGCCAGACGCGACGTCGAGGGCGGTCACGAACTCGTCGCGGCCGACCTGCCGGTCGTGGTCGCGGTGGCCTACGGCGAGTTCGATACGCGGCCTGCCGGCTTACACCGAAAGATCTACGCGGAGAACGACTTCGAGCCGACCCAGTGGACGGCCGAGGACCTCGAGATCAAAGAGGAGGTCGGACTCGACGTCTCGCCGACGTCCGTCGGCGGGATGGAGACGGTCGATCCGGTCGACCGCAGAGGCGAGGTGGTCGACGACATCGACGATCTCGCCGAGGTACTGACGGAGGTGAACGCATGA
- a CDS encoding P-loop NTPase has translation MRTETQLRERLSTVTDPELEGDLVSLGLITDVRVDDDVAIVSLAFNAPLSPTEWQMCDEVRALCRGMGLEPRLYADVDAGRSVFPGIKNVVSIGALEAAAGSVVVTANLARALSVVGARVGVLDLATGVERTTKTWLDAVDPPTLSSDPITPTEFRGVQTVALGDRLPGRETAPMADAVFELALPQLLDGLEWGSLDYLLVALPVAAESMTRIVLDAVPSDGTVAVAPSDADPSAVRSGVQQLAEIGATVLGVLRTVETQTEADESVSDFPADGSDLEPPILGTVPLDVAPFAAATEDAPPDGSRPRVPATVEGPFGRLAAAIIDRVGVVNRESAATSQCV, from the coding sequence ATGCGCACGGAAACGCAACTACGGGAGCGACTCAGTACCGTCACGGACCCCGAACTCGAGGGTGACCTCGTCTCGCTGGGGCTGATCACGGACGTCCGGGTCGACGACGACGTCGCGATCGTCTCGCTCGCGTTCAACGCCCCGCTCTCGCCGACGGAGTGGCAGATGTGTGATGAGGTGCGTGCGCTCTGTCGAGGAATGGGCCTCGAGCCCAGACTCTACGCCGACGTCGACGCTGGCCGGAGCGTCTTTCCGGGGATCAAGAACGTGGTCTCGATCGGGGCGCTCGAGGCTGCTGCTGGCTCGGTCGTCGTCACGGCGAATCTGGCCAGGGCGCTCTCGGTGGTCGGTGCACGGGTTGGCGTACTCGACCTCGCCACCGGCGTCGAACGCACGACGAAGACGTGGCTCGATGCCGTCGACCCGCCGACGCTCTCGAGTGACCCGATCACGCCGACCGAGTTCCGCGGGGTCCAGACGGTGGCCCTCGGCGACCGACTCCCCGGTCGGGAGACGGCTCCGATGGCCGACGCTGTCTTCGAACTCGCGCTCCCCCAGTTGCTCGATGGCCTCGAGTGGGGCTCGCTCGATTACCTGCTCGTGGCACTGCCGGTGGCGGCCGAGTCGATGACGCGAATCGTACTCGATGCGGTGCCATCCGACGGTACCGTCGCCGTCGCTCCGTCCGACGCCGATCCGTCGGCTGTCAGATCGGGGGTTCAACAGCTCGCTGAAATCGGCGCGACAGTGCTGGGCGTCCTCCGAACCGTCGAAACCCAGACCGAAGCGGACGAGTCGGTCTCGGACTTCCCGGCAGACGGCTCCGACCTCGAGCCACCGATCCTTGGCACGGTACCGCTCGACGTCGCGCCGTTCGCGGCGGCGACCGAGGACGCTCCCCCCGACGGTTCCCGCCCCAGGGTGCCGGCGACCGTCGAAGGACCGTTCGGCCGTCTCGCGGCGGCGATCATCGATCGTGTGGGCGTCGTCAACCGCGAGTCAGCCGCGACGAGCCAGTGTGTCTGA
- a CDS encoding helix-turn-helix domain-containing protein translates to MAVDSADAVTDETETTPLRATLEVEPPPDTACVVIGESLNAVSVTRSCSGETCHSEVTVVEDGVFRQTYVSGDRTPACVCRTIGQFDCAFDIETVSDGALVIRLIVPDRSQLSQIVSELQRTGATVRLNRLSRHGEHDDVTIEVDATDVTEKQREAVELAVELGYYDRPREATLSDLAEALGISRSAVSQRLTAVELTLIDSFVDR, encoded by the coding sequence ATGGCCGTCGACTCAGCGGACGCGGTGACCGACGAGACGGAGACGACACCGCTGCGGGCGACGCTCGAGGTCGAACCGCCACCGGACACGGCGTGCGTGGTCATTGGCGAATCGCTCAATGCCGTTTCGGTCACTCGGAGCTGCTCGGGCGAGACCTGTCACAGCGAAGTCACCGTTGTCGAAGACGGAGTCTTCCGGCAGACCTACGTCAGCGGCGACCGGACGCCGGCCTGTGTCTGTCGAACGATCGGTCAGTTCGATTGCGCCTTCGACATCGAGACCGTCAGCGACGGTGCGCTCGTGATCAGACTTATCGTCCCGGATCGGTCACAGCTCAGTCAAATCGTCAGTGAGCTACAAAGAACCGGTGCCACGGTTCGTCTGAATCGACTCTCACGTCATGGTGAACACGACGACGTAACGATCGAGGTCGACGCGACGGACGTAACGGAAAAACAACGCGAAGCCGTCGAACTTGCGGTGGAGTTGGGCTACTACGACCGACCGCGCGAAGCGACACTGTCGGACCTCGCCGAAGCGCTCGGAATCTCACGCTCAGCCGTCTCCCAGCGACTCACTGCAGTCGAGTTGACGTTGATCGACTCGTTCGTCGATCGGTAG
- a CDS encoding helix-turn-helix domain-containing protein: MTTPTDDAVDRLRISMVVSEIESAHEVLACLKDVDATVHSETVMVNNPTRSPVQLTVDDLTAKQWQALELAYQRGYYETPRETDLSTLAAELDISKSAVSQRLRGAEATLIESVMHANQQWVDEP; the protein is encoded by the coding sequence ATGACGACACCGACAGACGACGCCGTCGACCGACTCAGGATCTCCATGGTGGTCTCCGAAATCGAGTCGGCCCACGAGGTACTGGCCTGCCTGAAAGATGTCGACGCGACGGTTCACTCGGAGACGGTCATGGTGAACAACCCTACTCGATCGCCGGTCCAGCTTACTGTCGACGATCTGACGGCAAAACAGTGGCAGGCACTCGAGTTGGCCTACCAGCGTGGCTACTACGAGACGCCACGGGAGACGGACCTTTCGACGCTCGCAGCGGAACTCGATATCTCGAAGTCGGCGGTCTCCCAGCGGCTTCGGGGTGCCGAGGCCACGCTCATCGAGTCGGTCATGCATGCGAACCAGCAGTGGGTCGACGAGCCTTGA
- a CDS encoding 2-oxoacid:ferredoxin oxidoreductase subunit beta — MSSDVRFTDFKSDKQPTWCPGCGDFGTMNGMMKALAETGNDPDNTFVVAGIGCSGKIGTYMHSYALHGVHGRALPVGTGVKMARPDIEVMVAGGDGDGYSIGAGHFVHAVRRNVDMSYIVMDNRIYGLTKGQASPTSRSDFETSTTPEGPKQPPVNPLALALASGASFIAQSFASDALRHQEIVQQAIEHDGFGFVNVFSPCVTFNDVDTYDYFRDNLVDLEEAGHDPSDYEAAKEVILDSDKEYQGVMYQDENSVPYHEQHGVTEDMSEIPDGAPEDAMDLVREFY, encoded by the coding sequence ATGAGCTCCGACGTTCGATTCACCGACTTCAAATCCGACAAGCAGCCGACGTGGTGTCCCGGATGCGGCGACTTCGGGACGATGAACGGCATGATGAAAGCACTCGCCGAGACCGGCAACGACCCCGATAACACGTTCGTTGTCGCCGGAATCGGTTGTTCCGGCAAGATCGGGACCTACATGCATAGCTACGCCCTCCACGGGGTCCACGGCCGTGCACTCCCCGTCGGCACCGGCGTCAAGATGGCCCGTCCCGATATCGAGGTCATGGTCGCCGGTGGCGACGGTGACGGCTACTCGATCGGTGCCGGTCACTTCGTCCACGCCGTTCGCCGAAACGTCGACATGTCCTACATCGTCATGGACAACCGCATCTACGGGCTGACGAAAGGTCAGGCTTCGCCGACCTCGCGGTCCGACTTCGAGACCTCGACGACGCCCGAAGGACCGAAACAGCCGCCGGTCAACCCGCTTGCGCTTGCACTCGCCTCCGGTGCCTCCTTTATCGCCCAGTCCTTTGCCTCCGACGCGCTGCGCCACCAGGAGATCGTCCAGCAGGCCATCGAACACGACGGCTTCGGCTTCGTCAACGTCTTCAGCCCCTGTGTCACGTTCAACGACGTCGACACCTACGACTACTTCCGCGACAACCTCGTCGACCTCGAGGAAGCGGGCCACGATCCATCGGATTACGAGGCCGCAAAGGAAGTCATCCTCGACAGCGACAAGGAGTATCAGGGCGTGATGTACCAGGACGAAAACTCCGTGCCGTACCACGAACAACACGGCGTCACCGAGGACATGTCCGAGATCCCCGACGGCGCTCCCGAGGACGCGATGGACCTCGTCCGCGAGTTCTACTGA
- a CDS encoding 2-oxoacid:acceptor oxidoreductase subunit alpha — MAEDLNWAIGGEAGDGIDSTGKIFAQALSRAGRHVYTSKDFASRIRGGYTAYKIRTSVDDIQSVVDRLDVLVALTQRTIDENLDELHEGSAIIYDGERSWEAEIPDEMTAVDVPLKSLAEDAGGAIMRNVVALGAACAIANFDVEYLDEALEKRFGGKGSKIVENNKKAARLGEEYVEENYDLDHLGYDLETTDNDYVLLNGNEAIGMGALAAGCRFYAGYPITPATTIMEYLTGRIEEYGGHVVQAEDELSAINMALGGARAGARSMTATSGAGIDLMTETFGLVATSETPMVICDVQRSGPSTGMPTKQEQGDLNMALYGGHGEVPRFVVAPTSITECFWKTIEAFNLAEKYQTPVFLVSDLAMSVTEQTFPPEAFDMDAVEIDRGKLVDDDTIDEWLDEQGRFRAHAVTDDGVSPRAIPGTTDGAHMSTGLEHDELGRRTEAQDERVRQVDKRYRKVETAQEREDWEYREFGNPDADDLVISWGSNEGALVEALGYLEEEGTDIRVISVPYIFPRPDLTDEVEAADDVIVVECNATGQFADLIEHDTLTRVKRINKYTGVRFKADELAEEITDQLAAEVPAK, encoded by the coding sequence ATGGCTGAGGACCTCAACTGGGCGATCGGAGGCGAGGCCGGAGACGGGATCGACTCCACCGGGAAAATCTTCGCTCAGGCACTATCCAGAGCCGGACGGCACGTATACACGTCGAAAGACTTCGCATCGCGAATCCGTGGGGGGTACACCGCGTACAAGATTCGCACGTCCGTCGACGACATCCAGAGCGTCGTCGACAGACTCGACGTTCTCGTCGCGCTGACCCAGCGGACGATCGACGAGAACTTGGACGAGCTCCACGAGGGTAGCGCCATCATCTACGACGGCGAACGCTCCTGGGAAGCCGAAATCCCCGACGAGATGACCGCGGTCGACGTCCCGCTGAAGTCGCTGGCCGAAGACGCCGGTGGCGCCATCATGCGCAACGTCGTCGCGCTCGGTGCGGCCTGTGCTATCGCGAACTTCGACGTCGAGTACTTAGACGAAGCCCTCGAGAAGCGCTTTGGCGGCAAAGGCTCGAAGATCGTCGAGAACAACAAGAAGGCAGCCCGACTCGGTGAGGAGTACGTCGAGGAGAACTACGACTTAGATCACCTCGGGTACGACCTCGAGACGACGGACAACGACTACGTCCTGCTCAACGGGAACGAGGCGATCGGGATGGGTGCGCTGGCTGCTGGCTGTCGCTTCTACGCTGGCTATCCGATCACGCCCGCGACGACGATCATGGAGTACCTGACGGGCCGTATCGAAGAGTACGGCGGCCACGTCGTCCAGGCCGAGGACGAACTGTCGGCGATCAACATGGCCCTCGGTGGCGCTCGAGCCGGCGCGCGATCGATGACGGCAACGTCGGGTGCCGGGATCGACCTGATGACCGAGACGTTCGGCCTCGTTGCCACCAGCGAGACGCCGATGGTCATCTGTGACGTCCAGCGATCCGGCCCGTCGACGGGAATGCCGACGAAGCAAGAACAGGGCGACCTCAACATGGCGCTTTACGGTGGCCACGGCGAGGTCCCGCGATTCGTCGTTGCTCCCACCTCGATCACCGAGTGTTTCTGGAAGACCATCGAGGCGTTCAACTTAGCCGAGAAGTACCAGACGCCGGTGTTCCTGGTCTCCGACCTCGCGATGTCGGTGACCGAACAGACGTTCCCGCCGGAGGCGTTCGACATGGACGCAGTCGAGATCGACCGCGGAAAACTCGTCGACGACGACACCATCGACGAGTGGCTCGACGAGCAGGGGCGGTTCCGCGCCCACGCTGTCACCGACGACGGCGTCAGCCCGCGTGCGATCCCCGGGACGACCGACGGCGCACACATGTCTACCGGCCTCGAGCACGACGAACTCGGCCGGCGAACCGAAGCCCAGGACGAGCGCGTCCGGCAGGTCGACAAACGCTACCGTAAGGTCGAGACCGCCCAGGAGCGCGAAGACTGGGAGTACCGCGAGTTCGGTAACCCCGACGCTGACGACCTCGTCATCTCGTGGGGATCGAACGAAGGTGCTCTCGTCGAGGCGCTCGGCTACCTCGAGGAAGAGGGTACTGACATTCGCGTCATCTCGGTGCCGTACATCTTCCCACGGCCGGACCTGACCGACGAGGTCGAGGCGGCCGACGACGTGATCGTCGTCGAGTGTAACGCGACGGGTCAGTTCGCCGACCTCATCGAGCACGACACGCTTACCCGTGTCAAGCGCATTAACAAATACACGGGCGTCCGCTTCAAGGCGGACGAACTGGCCGAAGAGATCACCGACCAACTCGCAGCAGAGGTACCAGCCAAATGA
- a CDS encoding FAD-dependent oxidoreductase — protein MEGTPVTVDDVREVGSDTVALELETPNDFDALPGQFVLLRAAPEGEEVARHYTLSSPTVAETFELTVGIDPDGDLSPWLADLEGGETVHMEGPFGTITYEGDGEVVAIAGGPGVGPAVSIAEAAQEAGHDAVVIYQDDDPAHEDRLEALEASGVAVYVLAADANDELADAIASHVDDGQVYAFGFADFVTGVTETIEDAGGDPDDALIENFG, from the coding sequence ATGGAAGGAACTCCCGTGACTGTCGACGACGTACGCGAAGTCGGGTCGGACACCGTTGCACTCGAGCTCGAGACACCCAACGATTTCGATGCACTACCCGGCCAGTTCGTCCTGCTCCGTGCCGCCCCCGAGGGGGAGGAAGTCGCCCGTCATTACACGCTCTCGTCGCCTACGGTCGCCGAGACGTTCGAACTCACCGTCGGCATCGATCCCGATGGCGACCTCTCGCCGTGGCTCGCCGACCTCGAGGGCGGCGAAACCGTCCACATGGAAGGCCCCTTCGGCACGATCACCTACGAAGGCGACGGTGAGGTGGTCGCGATCGCTGGCGGCCCCGGCGTCGGTCCTGCGGTCTCGATCGCCGAAGCCGCCCAGGAGGCAGGTCACGACGCCGTCGTGATCTATCAGGACGACGACCCCGCACACGAAGATCGCCTCGAGGCACTCGAAGCGTCCGGCGTCGCCGTCTACGTGCTTGCAGCCGACGCCAACGACGAACTGGCCGACGCCATCGCGAGCCACGTCGACGACGGTCAGGTGTACGCGTTCGGCTTCGCCGACTTCGTGACGGGCGTCACCGAGACGATCGAAGACGCTGGTGGCGATCCCGACGACGCGTTGATCGAGAACTTCGGCTAA
- the phoU gene encoding phosphate signaling complex protein PhoU, which produces MARKSYQEQLAVLREDILYMSEVVMERLRMGLDALEQKDEDLAHEVITGDGEVNRMYLDLEQECINLLALQQPVASDLRFIASSFKIITDLERIGDLAVNLGEYTLEAKEDLFPDVDVQEMGELTLGMIDDAMTAYDTEDVEACRELAVRDDDLDHFAERASEIVVRDLIERELESPDEVELLLQDVSRLLLTIRDLERVGDHAVNIAARTLYMVENDDELIY; this is translated from the coding sequence ATGGCTCGAAAATCCTATCAGGAACAACTTGCGGTTCTTCGCGAGGACATTCTCTACATGAGTGAGGTCGTTATGGAGCGACTTCGCATGGGACTCGACGCACTCGAGCAGAAAGACGAAGACCTAGCTCACGAGGTGATCACCGGCGACGGCGAGGTCAACCGGATGTATCTCGATCTCGAGCAGGAGTGTATCAACCTTCTGGCGCTCCAGCAACCGGTTGCCAGCGACCTGCGCTTTATCGCCTCTTCGTTCAAGATCATCACCGACCTAGAGCGGATCGGCGACCTCGCGGTCAACTTAGGTGAGTACACCCTGGAAGCCAAAGAAGACCTCTTCCCCGACGTCGACGTCCAGGAGATGGGTGAGTTGACTCTCGGGATGATCGACGACGCGATGACCGCCTACGATACCGAAGACGTCGAGGCCTGTCGCGAACTCGCGGTCCGCGACGACGACCTCGACCACTTCGCCGAGCGCGCAAGCGAAATCGTCGTCCGGGACCTGATCGAGCGCGAACTCGAGTCACCCGACGAAGTCGAACTGCTCTTACAGGACGTCTCGAGGCTTCTGTTGACGATTCGGGATCTCGAGCGCGTCGGCGATCACGCGGTCAACATCGCCGCGCGGACGCTGTACATGGTCGAAAACGACGACGAACTGATCTACTGA
- a CDS encoding FAD-dependent monooxygenase: MSADVAGGSSDDREHFEAVVVGCGPGGAAAAARLADHGIETLVLERGTEAGSKNVSGGLVYAEESAPYTLDDLFSGFREEAAERPVTDYRIHNVAGDSVKTYDLTDLHEHDTEWCDAVLRRRMDSWLEAQVHEKASETGGGVLTDVRVNGLLREGGEIIGVTCDELDPIEADLIVAADGVNSELARDAGLMDWEVPEEWFQGVKAVVDMEPDVIDDRFDLEPDEGVAHLFSGDLFEGVRGGGFLYTNENSLSIGTVFHLDSLVEERAEPHQLLDALLTHPMMATWIGDDYDEREYAAKLVPDSKKVAHPEPYQDRLVLVGDAAGQMQAQGPIIKGMNHAVTAGALAADAFAVTRGNADPEAAGRRYARMLEESGTMDKLRPRRYELSRTVGERDAVTNAVERVLDSPVGRLALGNPLSNRVLERAYNSPFLVSMLPDTRTGYVTVPTIIGETQGRTIYWDNEVEPPTLEERIGDLTYDTDVGNPHIDLEDESSEASGAAVYACPVSAEDFGGGCYRSEEVKRNGTAETVVSLDTQPCVECGTCAVVADTTWEHPRGGKGVEYREG; encoded by the coding sequence ATGAGCGCCGACGTCGCCGGTGGCTCGAGCGACGACCGAGAGCACTTCGAGGCCGTCGTCGTCGGCTGCGGCCCCGGCGGTGCGGCCGCCGCCGCCCGGCTGGCCGACCATGGCATCGAGACGCTCGTCTTAGAACGTGGCACCGAGGCGGGCTCGAAGAACGTCTCGGGCGGGCTCGTCTACGCCGAGGAGTCGGCGCCGTACACTCTCGACGACCTCTTCTCTGGCTTCCGTGAGGAAGCTGCCGAGCGACCCGTCACCGACTACCGGATCCACAACGTCGCCGGCGACAGCGTCAAAACCTACGACCTCACCGACCTCCACGAGCACGACACCGAGTGGTGTGACGCCGTTCTCAGACGGCGGATGGACTCCTGGCTCGAGGCCCAGGTCCACGAGAAGGCCAGCGAGACGGGCGGCGGCGTGCTCACGGACGTCCGGGTGAACGGGCTGCTCAGAGAAGGCGGCGAGATTATCGGCGTGACCTGCGACGAGCTCGATCCCATCGAGGCGGATCTGATCGTCGCCGCCGACGGCGTCAACTCCGAACTCGCCCGCGACGCGGGGCTGATGGACTGGGAGGTGCCCGAAGAGTGGTTCCAGGGCGTCAAGGCCGTCGTCGACATGGAGCCGGACGTGATCGACGACCGGTTCGACCTCGAGCCCGACGAGGGCGTCGCTCACCTGTTCTCGGGCGATCTCTTCGAGGGCGTCCGCGGTGGCGGGTTCCTCTACACCAACGAGAACTCGCTGTCGATTGGGACCGTCTTCCACCTGGATAGCCTGGTCGAAGAGCGCGCCGAGCCACACCAGTTGCTCGACGCGTTGCTCACCCACCCGATGATGGCGACCTGGATCGGTGACGACTACGACGAACGCGAGTACGCCGCGAAACTCGTCCCCGACTCGAAGAAAGTCGCCCATCCAGAACCCTATCAGGACCGACTCGTCCTCGTCGGCGACGCCGCCGGCCAGATGCAGGCCCAGGGGCCGATCATCAAAGGGATGAACCACGCCGTCACCGCGGGCGCGCTCGCAGCCGACGCCTTCGCCGTCACGCGGGGCAATGCCGACCCAGAAGCCGCGGGACGACGGTATGCCAGAATGCTCGAGGAGTCAGGCACGATGGACAAACTCCGACCCCGACGGTACGAACTCTCGCGCACCGTCGGCGAGCGCGACGCCGTAACCAACGCCGTCGAACGCGTACTCGACTCACCCGTGGGCCGGCTCGCGCTCGGGAATCCTCTCTCGAACCGCGTGCTCGAGCGTGCGTACAACTCACCGTTTCTGGTGTCGATGCTGCCAGATACGCGGACGGGCTACGTCACCGTCCCGACGATCATCGGCGAGACGCAGGGACGGACCATCTACTGGGACAACGAGGTCGAACCGCCGACGCTCGAAGAACGCATCGGCGATCTCACCTACGATACGGACGTCGGGAATCCGCACATCGACCTCGAGGACGAATCCTCCGAAGCCAGCGGGGCGGCGGTTTATGCCTGCCCGGTCAGCGCGGAGGACTTCGGCGGCGGCTGTTACCGCTCCGAGGAGGTCAAACGCAATGGCACGGCAGAGACCGTTGTGAGCCTCGACACCCAGCCCTGCGTCGAGTGTGGCACCTGCGCTGTCGTCGCCGACACGACGTGGGAACACCCCCGCGGCGGCAAGGGCGTCGAGTACCGCGAGGGCTAG